The following coding sequences lie in one Spinacia oleracea cultivar Varoflay chromosome 1, BTI_SOV_V1, whole genome shotgun sequence genomic window:
- the LOC110775403 gene encoding uncharacterized protein — MNNPRRDKVKVPTIEPFDGTTDPEEHMAAYAAQMNVQTGCGATWCRYFPTTLKGLALIWFNKHVPKGSIKSYSELEKVFISQFAAGRRHQRTSVNLMAVRQGETETLHNYIKRFNEEVLKIHNLKDETKFAALLAGLQPDDFKFELVKSGVSNLEEAMEKAQMHIQATDICKINWGGESGTRQKQKPRPNGSHDQTQPSLKKSVMVDDHGEDPRYNRNRREIYLDLKGKDILPKPPAIRTPEAKRDKSLWCEFHHECGHTTKNCRELKKALDHLVDKGKLNNYLRKNPPKAKAKEKESLSDDTGDYIGVIAGGLATGGSVSKAKDSLWALEHQVLKVASASQTSPVMTFGGNTIHPIQESHDDPLVIEMKVANSTVGRVLVDSGSSADIITLKCLEGLKYSKDDLKTISQPLIGFGGQGVHPQGTIKLPVRLGPKNKGRRLLVDFLVVDISLPYNIILGRPLLSKIKAAISVYQLLMQFELEDGSVGKIFGDQQVGR, encoded by the coding sequence ATGAACAACCCCCGCCGAGACAAAGTGAAGGTCCCTACCATCGAGCCTTTCGATGGAACTACGGATCCAGAAGAACACATGGCCGCCTATGCGGCTCAAATGAACGTTCAGACTGGATGCGGAGCTACTTGGTGCAGGTACTTTCCAACCACCTTGAAGGGTCTTGCCCTTATATGGTTCAACAAGCACGTACCAAAGGGAAGCATCAAGAGCTACAGTGAGCTTGAAAAGGTTTTCATCAGCCAATTCGCGGCGGGTCGGAGGCACCAAAGGACAAGTGTCAACTTAATGGCAGTCAGACAGGGAGAGACGGAGACCCTTCACAATTATATTAAGAGATTCAATGAAGAAGTCCTAAAGATACACAATCTCAAGGACGAAACCAAGTTCGCAGCCCTATTAGCAGGTCTTCAGCCAGATGACTTCAAGTTTGAATTGGTCAAGTCCGGGGTGTCCAACCTCGAGGAAGCAATGGAGAAGGCCCAAATGCACATTCAAGCCACAGATATTTGTAAGATCAATTGGGGTGGTGAGAGTGGAACAAGgcaaaaacaaaagccaagaccTAATGGCAGCCACGACCAAACTCAGCCCTCCCTCAAAAAGTCGGTTATGGTTGATGACCATGGTGAGGATCCGAGGTACAACCGCAATAGGCGGGAAATTTACCTTGATCTCAAAGGAAAAGACATCCTCCCTAAGCCACCTGCAATCCGTACGCCCGAAGCAAAGCGAGACAAGTCACTTTGGTGTGAGTTTCACCACGAGTGCGGGCACACCACAAAGAACTGTAGGGAGCTGAAAAAGGCACTGGATCACTTGGTTGACAAGGGCAAGCTGAATAATTACTTAAGGAAGAATCCCCCAAAAGCAAAAGCCAAAGAAAAGGAGTCTCTTAGTGATGATACGGGAGACTACATTGGAGTGATAGCCGGAGGCTTGGCAACAGGCGGGTCTGTGAGCAAGGCGAAGGATAGCTTGTGGGCACTGGAACATCAAGTCCTAAAAGTGGCATCGGCTTCTCAAACATCCCCGGTGATGACATTTGGTGGGAACACTATTCAtccaattcaagagtcccatgaCGATCCGCTGGTCATCGAGATGAAAGTCGCTAACTCAACGGTAGGGCGAGTGTTAGTGGATAGTGGATCATCCGCCGACATCATTACTCTAAAGTGTCTAGAAGGGCTCAAGTATTCCAAAGATGATCTGAAAACCATCTCCCAGCCACTCATTGGATTTGGAGGTCAAGGCGTCCATCCTCAAGGCACCATCAAGCTACCTGTCAGGTTGGGTCCTAAAAACAAGGGAAGACGGTTGTTGGTAGACTTTCTTGTCGTGGACATCTCCCTGCCATACAACATCATCTTAGGCCGACCTCTACTAAGCAAAATAAAAGCCGCAATCTCGGTGTACCAACTTCTCATGCAGTTTGAGTTGGAAGATGGCTCCGTGGGAAAAATCTTTGGGGATCAACAAGTGGGCAGGTGA
- the LOC110775399 gene encoding zinc finger CCCH domain-containing protein 39 isoform X2, protein MARNLRNTNMKPLNHASYMRLQIPCKAYWDVDDKLRCLADLSLAEQKVYVQGGSKKEGPIELEVYNQGMFKSELCNKWQETKTCPYGDHCQFAHGIDELRPVIRHPRCKTEVCRMVLSGALICTELIRVHITDQFYALICTVRDTDQFYALICTVRDNFF, encoded by the exons ATGGCGAGGAACTTGAGGAACACAAATATGAAGCCTTTAAACCACGCATCATACATGAGATTGCAAATCCCTTGCAAAGCTTATTGGGATGTAGACGATAAGCTACGGTGCTTAGCTGATTTGTCCCTTGCTGAG CAAAAGGTGTATGTTCAAGGAGGCAGCAAGAAAGAAGGACCAATAGAGCTTGAAGTTTACAATCAAGGAATGTTCAAAAGTGAGCTATGCAATAAATGGCAAGAGACGAAGACCTGCCCTTATGGAGATCATTGTCAATTTGCTCACGGCATTGACGAGCTTCGTCCTGTCATCCGCCATCCTCGCTGCAAGACTGAGGTCTGTCGCATGGTCCTTTCtggtgcactgatctgcacagaactgatcagagtgcacataactgatcagttctatgcactgatctgcacagttcgaGACACTGATCAGTtctatgcactgatctgcacagttcgagacaactttttttaa
- the LOC110775399 gene encoding zinc finger CCCH domain-containing protein 14 isoform X1, translating into MARNLRNTNMKPLNHASYMRLQIPCKAYWDVDDKLRCLADLSLAEVQDFIPELHSQQKVYVQGGSKKEGPIELEVYNQGMFKSELCNKWQETKTCPYGDHCQFAHGIDELRPVIRHPRCKTEVCRMVLSGALICTELIRVHITDQFYALICTVRDTDQFYALICTVRDNFF; encoded by the exons ATGGCGAGGAACTTGAGGAACACAAATATGAAGCCTTTAAACCACGCATCATACATGAGATTGCAAATCCCTTGCAAAGCTTATTGGGATGTAGACGATAAGCTACGGTGCTTAGCTGATTTGTCCCTTGCTGAGGTACAGGATTTCATTCCAGAGCTTCATTCCCAA CAAAAGGTGTATGTTCAAGGAGGCAGCAAGAAAGAAGGACCAATAGAGCTTGAAGTTTACAATCAAGGAATGTTCAAAAGTGAGCTATGCAATAAATGGCAAGAGACGAAGACCTGCCCTTATGGAGATCATTGTCAATTTGCTCACGGCATTGACGAGCTTCGTCCTGTCATCCGCCATCCTCGCTGCAAGACTGAGGTCTGTCGCATGGTCCTTTCtggtgcactgatctgcacagaactgatcagagtgcacataactgatcagttctatgcactgatctgcacagttcgaGACACTGATCAGTtctatgcactgatctgcacagttcgagacaactttttttaa